Proteins encoded in a region of the Flavobacterium sp. PMTSA4 genome:
- the arsC gene encoding arsenate reductase (glutaredoxin) (This arsenate reductase requires both glutathione and glutaredoxin to convert arsenate to arsenite, after which the efflux transporter formed by ArsA and ArsB can extrude the arsenite from the cell, providing resistance.): MKILHNPRCGKSRQCLAFLENNHQEFTIIKYLENPLSINEIKNLLKKLNLPAIELVRTKESIWIDNYKSKKMTKEEIIKAIADNPILMERPIVIKDNKAFIARDNEKLNLLI, translated from the coding sequence ATGAAAATACTTCACAATCCAAGATGTGGAAAATCAAGACAATGTCTGGCATTTTTAGAAAATAACCATCAAGAATTTACCATAATAAAATATCTCGAAAATCCTTTAAGCATCAATGAAATAAAAAATTTATTAAAAAAGCTTAACCTTCCAGCAATAGAATTAGTTAGAACGAAAGAAAGCATTTGGATAGACAATTATAAAAGCAAAAAAATGACTAAAGAAGAAATCATTAAAGCAATCGCTGATAATCCTATTCTAATGGAAAGACCAATTGTAATTAAAGACAATAAAGCCTTTATTGCTCGTGATAATGAAAAGTTAAATTTACTTATTTAA
- a CDS encoding AMP-binding protein produces MSNPTYENVHNQFKLNGFHLDRDDLCRVAYSFIKEGEDFEKPVGDFLLDWFDGKDYIEMQTSGTTGIPKVVRISKNAMVNSALATGDFFELEPGNRALHCLPVKYVAGKMMLVRAMILGLDLEFVAPSSNPLENVDGNFDFVAMVPLQAQHSIKELKRVKKAIVGGAKISNSLEKQLLKLKTEVYETFGMTETITHIAAKRIGEKAFTVLPNVTISYDEDKCLVIHAPSISDDIIHTNDIVELVNENQFVFVGRKDNVINSGGIKLIPELIEEKLAGKIEQNYFITSKEDKELGQKVVLVIEGEKHPVDDAVFESLDKYEKPKEILFVKKFKETPSGKVIRKETLNANE; encoded by the coding sequence ATGAGTAATCCAACCTATGAAAATGTGCACAATCAGTTTAAATTGAATGGTTTTCATTTAGATAGAGACGATTTATGTCGTGTTGCCTACAGCTTTATTAAAGAAGGTGAAGATTTTGAAAAACCAGTTGGCGATTTTTTGCTTGATTGGTTCGATGGTAAAGATTACATCGAAATGCAAACTTCGGGAACTACAGGAATTCCAAAAGTTGTTCGTATTAGTAAAAATGCAATGGTGAATTCTGCCTTGGCAACGGGTGATTTTTTTGAATTAGAACCAGGGAACAGAGCTTTACATTGTTTACCAGTAAAATATGTTGCTGGAAAAATGATGTTGGTTCGCGCTATGATTTTAGGTTTAGATTTAGAATTCGTGGCTCCAAGTTCAAATCCACTCGAAAATGTTGATGGTAATTTTGATTTCGTGGCAATGGTACCGCTTCAAGCTCAACATTCAATAAAAGAATTGAAAAGGGTTAAAAAAGCAATTGTTGGTGGCGCAAAAATTAGTAATTCTTTAGAGAAACAACTTCTAAAATTGAAAACAGAGGTTTATGAAACTTTTGGAATGACTGAAACCATAACACATATTGCTGCAAAACGAATAGGGGAAAAGGCTTTTACAGTTTTACCGAATGTAACTATTTCTTATGATGAGGATAAATGTTTAGTTATTCATGCTCCATCAATTTCAGATGATATAATTCACACCAATGACATTGTTGAATTAGTGAATGAAAATCAGTTTGTGTTTGTTGGTAGAAAAGATAATGTTATCAATAGCGGAGGAATTAAGTTAATACCTGAACTAATTGAAGAAAAATTAGCTGGAAAAATTGAACAAAACTATTTTATTACTTCCAAAGAAGACAAAGAACTCGGGCAAAAGGTAGTTCTTGTTATCGAAGGTGAAAAACATCCCGTTGACGATGCTGTCTTTGAAAGTTTAGATAAATATGAAAAACCAAAAGAGATTCTTTTTGTTAAAAAGTTTAAAGAAACTCCTAGCGGAAAAGTAATTAGAAAAGAAACTCTTAACGCTAACGAATAA
- a CDS encoding mechanosensitive ion channel family protein has translation MKEFLDYVLIDYDNFTIKVYTLLQIFIVFIIVRLLLFLIKTGINKSSKFDVAKKYSVYQLIKYVAYVLTAIAFFHILGFNVSYLLLGSSALLVGLGFGLQNLFSDFISGIILLIDSSVKVGDVIEVDGLIGQVVQIDFRTTMVITRDDKYIIVPNTDLTKNQLVNWTHAGVLSRFEVKIGVSYNSDVSLVIILLKEATLSHTAVEKSKEPIIRFSDFGDSSLNFTVLFWSSEVFRIENVKSDIRIKIFELFNQNKIEIPFPQRVLHTVQ, from the coding sequence TTGAAAGAATTCTTAGATTACGTCCTAATTGATTACGATAACTTCACTATCAAAGTGTATACTTTGTTGCAAATCTTTATCGTTTTTATCATAGTTCGATTATTGTTGTTTTTGATAAAAACAGGCATCAACAAAAGCTCAAAATTTGATGTAGCTAAAAAATACTCTGTATATCAATTAATAAAATATGTGGCCTATGTACTTACAGCCATAGCTTTTTTCCACATTCTTGGGTTTAATGTTTCTTATCTACTATTAGGTTCGTCTGCCTTATTGGTTGGTTTAGGTTTTGGTTTACAAAATCTCTTTAGCGATTTTATTTCTGGAATTATTCTTCTGATTGATTCCAGCGTAAAAGTAGGCGATGTTATCGAAGTCGACGGATTAATTGGTCAAGTGGTGCAAATTGATTTCAGAACTACTATGGTTATCACGAGAGACGATAAATACATTATTGTACCGAATACCGATTTAACAAAAAACCAATTAGTCAATTGGACACATGCCGGAGTTTTATCAAGATTTGAAGTAAAAATTGGTGTAAGTTACAACTCTGATGTTTCTCTGGTAATCATACTATTAAAAGAAGCTACTTTAAGTCATACTGCAGTTGAAAAAAGTAAAGAACCCATCATTCGTTTTAGTGATTTTGGCGATTCTTCTCTCAACTTTACCGTATTATTTTGGTCCAGTGAAGTATTTAGAATTGAAAACGTAAAAAGCGATATTAGAATTAAAATATTTGAACTATTCAATCAGAATAAGATAGAAATTCCATTTCCTCAGCGTGTACTTCATACTGTACAATAA
- a CDS encoding TonB-dependent receptor domain-containing protein, translating to MIPNKKVFLAIFLLFTTFISFAQDEANNKVKVTGKVIDKSSSFPLEYSTITLKSVNNPNKVFGGITNNEGAFSIDVDKGKYNIVIEFISFQPTEIKNKEVLDNLDLGTIALDEVSKLLNEVIIRNESTTVEIKLDKKVYNVGKDLMVKGGTVSDVLDNIPSVTVDVDGTIALRGNDNVRVLIDGKPSTAINVSEALRLIPADAIDRVEVITNPSARYDAEGGGGLLNIILKKGKTNGLNGTIIATTGEPANHGLTGTLNYKTDNFNLFTTQGYNYRKNPGFSNVDTEYLNPTGNSPSYVYERRNNDRLNKGYNGGFGVEWFLDDNTNWTNSMNYRKNSSTNESDVVYTNIYNSLPNSIRNRFNSDSGNGEDVEFNSNLIKKFKKDGHQLTINFQTSLNKDDNSSIIVDSQFPNANTFSIQSQNKNLFSGDYVLPIGKGMQFEAGYRGEFTTQNTNVGILEDNVQNDDLSSKLEYKEKVNALYTQFGSKINKFSFLLGLRWEDSNIDVNLLDTNDFNNKKYNNFFPSAFFTYEISDQSSASISYSRRIRRPRGRFLNPSSDFSSNINLFQGNPDLDPAMTDSFDLGYLTKFGKKLTFNTSAYVNKTTDVFTFVRRNSGETTDDGIPIVLFNPINLATEYRAGFEFTLNYNPYKWWRLNSNFNFFSIETQGENVYIDFNGDTVVQNLNNKTTTWSTRLNSKINLPYSIDWQTNLSYEGDQKTGQGNRKGMFSANLAFSKDVFKDKATIALNVSDVFNSRIRRIETNLENLNSLSEFQWRKRQITLSFTYRFNKKKNDKEKKGNQQQDFDGGGDFPG from the coding sequence ATGATACCTAACAAAAAAGTATTTCTAGCAATTTTTCTCCTATTCACTACATTTATAAGTTTTGCTCAAGATGAAGCAAATAACAAAGTTAAAGTTACGGGAAAAGTAATTGATAAATCTTCTAGTTTTCCTTTAGAATATTCAACTATTACTCTTAAAAGTGTAAATAATCCAAATAAAGTTTTTGGCGGTATAACTAATAACGAAGGAGCTTTTTCTATCGATGTTGATAAAGGTAAATACAACATCGTAATTGAATTTATTTCTTTTCAACCAACAGAAATAAAGAATAAAGAAGTTTTAGATAATTTAGATTTAGGAACAATTGCACTTGATGAAGTTTCAAAATTATTAAACGAAGTAATCATTAGAAATGAAAGTACTACTGTTGAAATAAAACTTGACAAAAAAGTTTATAATGTAGGTAAAGATTTAATGGTTAAAGGCGGAACTGTTAGTGATGTTTTAGACAATATTCCTTCGGTTACTGTTGATGTTGACGGAACAATTGCCTTGAGAGGAAATGACAACGTTAGAGTTTTAATTGATGGAAAACCTTCAACTGCAATTAACGTTAGCGAAGCTTTACGATTAATTCCAGCTGATGCTATTGACCGAGTTGAAGTTATAACAAATCCATCTGCACGTTATGACGCTGAAGGCGGTGGTGGTTTATTGAATATTATCCTTAAAAAAGGCAAAACCAATGGATTAAACGGAACTATAATTGCTACAACTGGTGAACCTGCAAATCATGGATTAACTGGTACTTTGAATTATAAAACTGATAATTTTAATTTATTTACTACTCAAGGATATAATTATAGAAAGAATCCTGGTTTTTCTAATGTTGATACTGAATACTTAAATCCGACTGGCAATTCTCCTTCATATGTTTATGAAAGAAGAAACAATGACAGATTAAATAAAGGTTACAATGGTGGTTTCGGAGTTGAATGGTTTCTTGATGATAATACCAATTGGACAAACAGTATGAATTATAGAAAAAATAGTTCAACAAATGAAAGTGATGTTGTTTACACAAACATCTACAATAGCTTACCTAATAGTATAAGAAATCGTTTTAACAGTGATTCGGGTAATGGTGAAGATGTTGAGTTCAACTCAAATTTAATCAAAAAGTTCAAAAAAGATGGACACCAGCTTACCATAAATTTTCAAACCTCACTAAATAAGGATGATAATTCATCTATAATTGTTGACAGTCAATTTCCTAATGCTAATACATTTAGCATCCAAAGTCAAAATAAAAACTTATTTTCAGGTGATTATGTTTTACCCATTGGAAAAGGAATGCAATTCGAAGCAGGATATCGAGGAGAATTTACAACTCAAAACACAAATGTTGGAATTCTAGAAGATAATGTTCAAAACGATGATTTATCTAGCAAATTAGAATATAAAGAAAAAGTTAATGCGTTATATACTCAGTTTGGCTCTAAAATAAATAAGTTTTCATTTTTGTTAGGTCTTCGTTGGGAAGATTCAAATATTGATGTAAATCTTTTAGATACTAATGATTTTAATAATAAAAAATACAACAACTTCTTTCCAAGTGCATTTTTCACATACGAAATAAGCGACCAAAGCAGTGCTTCAATTAGCTATAGTAGAAGAATTCGTCGTCCTAGAGGAAGATTTTTAAATCCTTCAAGTGATTTTTCAAGTAACATTAATCTTTTTCAAGGAAATCCTGATTTAGATCCTGCTATGACTGATTCTTTTGATTTAGGTTATTTAACTAAATTTGGTAAAAAACTAACTTTCAATACGTCTGCATACGTAAATAAAACAACAGATGTATTTACGTTTGTTAGGAGAAACTCAGGAGAAACAACAGATGATGGAATTCCTATCGTTTTATTCAATCCAATAAACTTAGCCACAGAATATCGTGCTGGATTTGAATTTACCTTAAATTATAATCCATACAAATGGTGGAGACTAAACAGTAATTTCAATTTCTTTAGTATAGAAACACAAGGTGAAAACGTTTATATAGATTTTAATGGTGATACCGTTGTACAAAATTTAAACAATAAAACAACTACTTGGTCTACTCGATTGAACTCTAAAATCAACTTACCATATAGCATAGATTGGCAAACAAACTTATCATATGAAGGTGACCAAAAAACTGGACAAGGAAATAGAAAAGGTATGTTTTCTGCTAATTTAGCTTTTAGCAAAGATGTATTTAAAGATAAAGCAACAATAGCTCTAAATGTTAGCGATGTATTCAATTCTAGAATCAGAAGAATTGAAACAAACCTTGAAAATCTGAATTCATTGTCTGAATTTCAATGGCGCAAGCGTCAAATTACGCTTTCATTCACATATCGTTTTAATAAAAAGAAAAACGATAAAGAGAAAAAAGGAAATCAACAACAAGATTTCGATGGCGGTGGCGATTTCCCAGGATAA
- a CDS encoding RluA family pseudouridine synthase → MTASLFQFFPTDVLGEALPEKFTFPFYYEPHPLSVYAADLLKEYLATQTEWKHNFGLNPDEKGLEIGKMFGVLVVQNQQGELGYLWAFSGKLAESNTWSHFVPTVYDMLDEEGYFKKEEVLLNAINHQIKTLEEDVNYLDAKENLQKTNAQAELEITSQKKLIKKNKKLRAEKRTNALTNSEEEVLNKESQDEGILLKKMMQYWQHKLKAAQAELAPFEAKLETLKEERKSKSAALQQQLFEEYAFLNQYQKLKSLSEIFNGNPPAGAGECAAPKLLHYAFQHQLKPIAMTEFWWGKSPKSEVRKHGQFYPACTGKCEPILKHMLQGIPLDDNPFLQNQAEHSELEIIFEDDYLLLVNKPAEMLSVPGKQIKDSVATRLKKKYPETTGPLVVHRLDMSTSGILLIAKSSEIYKKLQHQFIKRSIKKRYVALLDGVIEGKKGEINLPLRVDLDNRPNQLVCYEYGKKAITHWEVIEKTTTRTKVYFYPITGRTHQLRVHAAHSLGLNTPIVGDDLYGTKANRLHLHAESITFIHPISNETVSMYCPAPF, encoded by the coding sequence ATGACTGCTTCCCTATTTCAATTTTTTCCAACCGATGTTTTAGGTGAAGCTTTGCCTGAAAAATTTACTTTTCCCTTTTATTACGAACCACATCCTTTAAGTGTTTATGCTGCTGATTTACTAAAAGAATACTTAGCTACTCAAACCGAGTGGAAACATAATTTTGGTTTGAATCCTGATGAAAAAGGTCTCGAAATAGGCAAAATGTTCGGTGTATTGGTTGTGCAAAATCAGCAAGGAGAATTAGGTTACCTCTGGGCTTTTTCAGGAAAACTAGCCGAAAGTAATACTTGGTCTCACTTTGTACCAACGGTATACGATATGCTTGATGAAGAAGGTTACTTTAAGAAAGAAGAAGTTCTTCTCAATGCAATAAATCATCAGATAAAAACACTGGAAGAAGACGTAAACTATCTTGATGCTAAAGAAAATCTACAAAAAACGAACGCACAAGCCGAGTTAGAAATTACATCCCAAAAAAAACTCATCAAGAAAAATAAAAAACTTCGTGCTGAGAAAAGAACAAATGCTCTAACTAATTCGGAAGAAGAAGTATTGAATAAAGAAAGTCAGGATGAAGGTATTTTGCTCAAAAAAATGATGCAATACTGGCAACATAAACTAAAAGCGGCACAAGCAGAACTTGCTCCATTTGAAGCTAAATTAGAAACTCTCAAAGAAGAACGTAAATCAAAATCGGCGGCTTTACAACAACAACTATTTGAGGAATATGCCTTTTTGAATCAATACCAAAAGTTAAAAAGCTTAAGTGAAATCTTTAATGGAAATCCTCCTGCTGGTGCTGGAGAATGTGCTGCACCAAAATTATTGCATTATGCCTTTCAACATCAATTGAAACCCATTGCCATGACTGAGTTTTGGTGGGGTAAATCACCTAAATCCGAAGTACGAAAACATGGTCAATTTTATCCCGCGTGTACTGGCAAGTGCGAACCGATACTAAAACACATGCTCCAAGGGATTCCTTTAGACGATAATCCGTTTTTACAAAACCAAGCCGAACATTCCGAACTGGAAATTATTTTTGAGGATGACTATCTGTTATTGGTAAACAAACCTGCCGAAATGCTCTCGGTGCCAGGAAAACAAATAAAAGACTCTGTAGCAACACGCCTTAAAAAAAAATACCCCGAAACTACTGGACCATTGGTCGTGCACCGCTTAGACATGTCAACTTCTGGAATTTTACTCATTGCCAAAAGCAGCGAAATCTATAAAAAACTCCAACATCAATTCATAAAACGCAGCATTAAAAAAAGATACGTTGCTTTATTAGATGGTGTCATTGAAGGCAAAAAAGGTGAAATAAATCTACCTTTACGCGTTGATTTAGACAACCGACCTAACCAGTTGGTTTGCTACGAATACGGCAAAAAAGCCATCACACACTGGGAAGTTATTGAAAAAACCACTACCCGAACTAAGGTATACTTCTACCCCATTACTGGTAGAACACATCAGCTTAGAGTTCATGCTGCACATAGCTTAGGATTGAATACACCGATAGTTGGTGATGATTTATATGGAACTAAAGCCAATCGGCTTCATCTACATGCCGAAAGCATCACATTTATACATCCTATTAGCAATGAAACGGTATCTATGTATTGCCCTGCACCTTTCTAA
- a CDS encoding M1 family metallopeptidase codes for MKNFLLFGLLCLGWHATAQEVFTRKDSLQGGMRRERSCFDVQRYDLNLTVNPDEKTIVGSNTISFKVADSTKTIQLDLFANMQIDSIIHQGKSLMYRREFNAVFVDFPESLVPDMAEQSVAVYYSGKPIIAKRAPWDGGFVFSKDGQGKPWIGVAVQGTGASLWYPVKDSQTDEPDRGASIKVAVPNGLMDVSNGRFIGSEDLKNGYTRWDWEVKNPINTYNITVNIADYAHIHDTYKGLDLDYYVLKENEEKAKIHFEEVKPMMDCFQSKFGEYPFKDDGYKLVETPYLGMEHQSAVAYGNNYKKGYRGFDLSMTGVGLTFDYITIHESGHEWFGNSVTSQDIADMWIHEGFTQYSEIVYIECQLGYEKAMTYANGLRKNVANDRPIIGNYGVNNEGSGDMYPKGALLLNTLRHVINNNEKWWKMIYDYSITYRHKIIDTQTVIDFFNRESGMNLTPIFNQYLRTTQIPKIELEIEKGKLNARWVNANEDFDMPLDITCNNQTHRIYPKTVWTTTKLKVKNIADVNVLSDKFFIRK; via the coding sequence ATGAAAAACTTTCTTCTATTCGGATTGCTTTGCCTTGGATGGCATGCAACTGCTCAAGAAGTCTTTACCCGTAAAGACAGTCTTCAAGGCGGAATGCGTCGTGAACGCAGTTGTTTTGATGTGCAACGCTATGATTTAAACCTTACCGTTAATCCCGACGAGAAAACCATTGTTGGTAGTAACACCATTAGTTTTAAAGTGGCAGATAGTACTAAGACCATTCAGTTGGATTTATTTGCGAATATGCAAATAGATAGTATTATCCATCAAGGAAAAAGTTTAATGTATCGCAGAGAATTTAATGCTGTTTTTGTTGATTTTCCCGAATCATTAGTACCTGATATGGCTGAACAATCTGTTGCAGTTTATTATTCTGGGAAACCAATAATAGCAAAACGAGCACCATGGGATGGAGGTTTTGTATTCAGTAAAGACGGTCAAGGAAAACCCTGGATAGGTGTTGCTGTACAAGGAACTGGAGCTAGTTTATGGTATCCGGTAAAAGATTCTCAAACCGATGAACCCGACCGAGGTGCAAGCATAAAAGTAGCAGTTCCTAACGGATTGATGGATGTTTCTAATGGAAGATTTATAGGTTCGGAAGATTTAAAAAACGGATATACACGCTGGGATTGGGAAGTTAAAAATCCAATAAATACGTATAACATCACTGTAAACATTGCCGATTATGCCCATATTCATGATACTTATAAAGGATTGGATTTGGACTATTATGTTTTAAAAGAAAATGAAGAGAAAGCCAAAATCCATTTTGAAGAAGTAAAACCAATGATGGACTGTTTTCAGAGTAAATTTGGCGAATATCCATTTAAAGACGATGGTTATAAATTGGTTGAAACACCTTATTTAGGTATGGAACACCAAAGCGCTGTAGCTTATGGAAATAATTATAAAAAAGGCTATCGCGGTTTTGATTTATCCATGACTGGCGTGGGTTTAACTTTTGACTATATTACCATCCATGAAAGCGGTCACGAATGGTTTGGTAACAGTGTTACCTCACAAGACATAGCCGATATGTGGATTCATGAAGGATTTACACAATATTCTGAAATAGTATATATCGAATGCCAACTGGGTTATGAAAAAGCCATGACCTATGCCAACGGCTTGCGCAAGAATGTAGCAAACGACCGACCTATTATTGGTAATTATGGTGTTAACAATGAAGGTTCGGGAGATATGTATCCAAAAGGTGCTTTGTTGCTCAACACCTTGCGCCATGTAATTAACAACAACGAAAAATGGTGGAAAATGATTTATGATTATTCCATCACTTACCGTCATAAAATAATAGATACGCAAACAGTAATTGATTTCTTTAACCGCGAAAGCGGCATGAACCTAACACCTATTTTTAATCAGTACTTAAGAACTACTCAAATTCCTAAAATAGAATTAGAAATAGAAAAAGGAAAACTAAATGCCCGATGGGTAAATGCTAACGAAGATTTTGACATGCCATTGGATATTACTTGTAATAACCAAACCCATAGAATATATCCAAAAACCGTATGGACTACTACAAAACTAAAAGTTAAAAACATTGCTGATGTAAATGTATTGAGCGATAAGTTCTTTATCAGAAAATAG
- a CDS encoding DoxX family protein gives MDTSVKSLNKWANAHSTIWFNSIRILLGVFLIYKGAYFISNSREFEDLIAPVSNFMGGMLTFHYIASAHIMGGIMIIFGLLTRWALIAQLPILIGAVLINFLGEMNAVNLLIATVTLGVSIFYTIYGSGKYSADYFFKMQK, from the coding sequence ATGGATACATCAGTTAAAAGTTTAAACAAATGGGCTAATGCGCATTCTACAATTTGGTTCAACTCTATTAGAATTCTATTGGGAGTTTTTTTAATTTACAAAGGAGCTTATTTTATTAGTAACAGCAGAGAATTTGAAGATTTAATTGCACCTGTAAGCAATTTTATGGGAGGAATGCTAACTTTCCACTATATTGCTTCAGCACACATTATGGGTGGAATAATGATTATCTTCGGATTATTAACTCGCTGGGCTTTGATTGCTCAGTTACCCATTTTAATAGGTGCAGTTTTAATTAACTTTTTAGGAGAAATGAATGCAGTCAATCTTCTGATAGCTACTGTTACTCTTGGGGTAAGCATATTTTACACTATCTATGGAAGTGGAAAATATTCTGCCGATTATTTCTTCAAAATGCAAAAATAG
- the fumC gene encoding class II fumarate hydratase, whose amino-acid sequence MEYRIEKDTLGEIKVPSDKFWGAQTERSRNNFKIGPEASMPFEIIEAFAYLKKAAAFTNCDLGVLSIEKRNLISSVCDEILDGKLNNQFPLVIWQTGSGTQTNMNVNEVIANRAQVLAGKKIGESEPVIKANDDVNKSQSSNDTFPTAMHIAGYKKIIEKTIPSIEKLRDTLESKSKEFINVVKIGRTHLMDATPITLGQELSGYVTQLNNGLKALKNTLPHLSELALGGTAVGTGLNTPKGYDIKVAEYISEFSGHKFITAPNKFEALASHDAMVESHGALKLLAVSLNKIANDIRMLASGPRSGIGEIFIPENEPGSSIMPGKVNPTQCEALTMVCAQVMGNDTTISIAGMQGQYELNVFKPVIIANFLQSSQLLADACISFDENCAKGIEPNYKRIKELLDNSLMLVTALNTKIGYYKAAEIAQTAHINGTTLKEEAIRLGYVSEEDFDAWVKPEDMV is encoded by the coding sequence ATGGAATATAGAATTGAAAAAGATACTCTTGGAGAAATAAAAGTTCCTTCAGATAAATTTTGGGGTGCACAAACTGAACGTTCAAGAAATAATTTCAAGATTGGTCCCGAAGCTTCAATGCCATTTGAAATTATTGAAGCATTTGCATATTTAAAAAAGGCGGCAGCTTTTACCAATTGTGATTTAGGCGTTCTTTCTATTGAAAAAAGGAACTTAATCAGTAGTGTTTGTGATGAAATTTTAGATGGAAAACTCAACAATCAATTTCCATTAGTTATATGGCAAACTGGTTCAGGAACGCAAACTAATATGAATGTTAATGAAGTTATTGCTAATAGAGCTCAAGTTTTAGCTGGAAAAAAAATTGGTGAAAGTGAACCTGTAATTAAAGCAAATGACGATGTTAATAAATCACAGTCATCAAACGATACATTTCCAACTGCAATGCACATTGCTGGTTATAAAAAAATTATAGAAAAAACTATTCCATCCATTGAAAAATTAAGAGATACATTAGAAAGCAAGTCAAAAGAATTTATAAATGTTGTAAAAATTGGCAGAACTCATTTAATGGATGCAACACCAATTACTTTAGGACAAGAATTATCAGGTTATGTAACTCAATTAAATAATGGACTAAAAGCTTTAAAAAACACTTTACCACATTTATCAGAATTAGCACTTGGAGGAACAGCCGTTGGAACCGGACTTAATACTCCAAAAGGATATGACATAAAAGTTGCCGAATATATTAGTGAGTTTTCTGGTCATAAATTCATTACTGCTCCAAATAAATTTGAAGCTTTAGCTTCTCATGATGCCATGGTTGAAAGTCATGGCGCATTAAAATTATTAGCTGTTTCTTTAAATAAAATTGCTAACGATATAAGAATGTTAGCTTCTGGTCCAAGGTCTGGAATTGGAGAAATTTTTATTCCCGAAAACGAACCAGGTTCATCAATTATGCCCGGAAAAGTAAATCCAACACAATGTGAAGCATTAACTATGGTTTGCGCTCAAGTAATGGGAAATGATACTACAATTTCAATTGCCGGAATGCAAGGTCAATATGAATTGAATGTTTTTAAACCTGTCATTATTGCTAATTTTCTTCAATCATCACAATTACTAGCTGACGCTTGTATTTCTTTTGATGAAAATTGTGCAAAAGGAATAGAACCAAATTACAAACGAATTAAGGAACTTTTAGACAATTCATTAATGCTAGTAACTGCTTTAAATACTAAAATTGGTTACTACAAAGCGGCAGAAATTGCTCAAACTGCGCATATAAACGGTACAACTTTAAAAGAAGAAGCAATTAGACTTGGTTATGTTTCTGAGGAAGATTTTGATGCTTGGGTTAAACCTGAAGATATGGTGTAA
- a CDS encoding CPBP family intramembrane glutamic endopeptidase, with product MFLENTIVPKWKFWNYLLGSLIIIIAAFIGQIPLVIVAFAKSFSSGKGMPTDEKSLMSLLDKNLSYFLILISFVFAMLAIYLVVKYLHNQSFKLLTTSRAKVDWKRIFFSFTIWGFFTIGSTFLMYYLNPENFVVTFKLESFLILFLISVVLIPIQTSTEEYVFRGYLMQGFASLARNKWFPLLMTSFIFGGMHILNPEVRELGYIVMFYYIGTGLFLGIITLMDDGMELALGFHAANNLFAALLVTSDWSALQTDSVLKDISKPSAGFEVLVPLLIVFPILLFIFSKKYKWNNWKEKLTGTINVSSITINSEKL from the coding sequence ATGTTTTTAGAAAATACAATTGTTCCTAAGTGGAAATTTTGGAATTATTTGCTTGGTTCGCTAATAATAATAATTGCTGCTTTTATTGGACAAATTCCATTAGTGATTGTGGCTTTTGCAAAATCATTTTCTTCCGGAAAAGGAATGCCAACAGATGAAAAAAGTTTAATGAGTTTGTTAGACAAAAATCTTAGTTATTTCTTGATTTTAATTTCGTTTGTTTTTGCAATGTTGGCTATTTATTTGGTGGTGAAATATCTTCATAATCAAAGTTTTAAATTGCTAACAACTTCAAGAGCAAAAGTAGACTGGAAACGGATTTTTTTTTCATTCACCATTTGGGGATTTTTTACAATTGGTTCAACATTTTTAATGTATTATTTAAATCCAGAAAATTTTGTGGTAACATTCAAATTAGAATCTTTTCTAATTCTTTTTCTAATCTCAGTAGTTTTAATTCCGATACAAACGAGTACTGAAGAATATGTTTTTAGAGGTTATTTGATGCAAGGTTTTGCATCATTAGCAAGAAATAAATGGTTTCCATTATTGATGACTTCGTTTATTTTTGGTGGAATGCACATACTCAATCCTGAAGTTAGAGAATTGGGTTATATTGTTATGTTTTATTACATAGGAACAGGTTTGTTTTTAGGAATTATAACCTTGATGGATGATGGAATGGAACTAGCGCTTGGTTTTCATGCTGCTAATAATTTGTTTGCTGCTTTGCTAGTCACTTCTGATTGGTCAGCATTGCAAACGGACTCTGTATTGAAAGATATTTCAAAACCTTCTGCAGGATTTGAAGTTTTAGTACCTTTATTGATTGTTTTTCCAATACTTCTTTTTATTTTTAGTAAAAAATATAAATGGAACAACTGGAAAGAGAAATTAACAGGAACAATTAATGTCTCTTCTATAACTATAAATTCTGAAAAGTTATGA